The following DNA comes from Acholeplasma equirhinis.
TGATAGAACTTCATCTTCTGATCATATAATTTAGATTGTTTAACGGCATTATAGATTTCTTTAGCTTCTTCAGTTTTTGCAAGTTTTGCAAGATATCTAGCTGGAGCTTCTAAGAATGGAACGATTGGATTAAGTTCAAATGATTTCACTCTAACAAGTGGTAATCCATAATCACCAATGATATCTTGACCATCTTTTTGAATCTTTTCAAATTCTTTTGCCTCATACGTAAGATATGTTGGTATAACTGGTGCAAGATCTTTTGCTTTTTTAATTCCTTCTTTAAGAATTTCATCTAGATGATCTATGAGGTTAATAAATGAACTTGCTGTGTATTCATAAACTTCTTGATCTGCTTTTAAGACTTCTCGATAGTGTTCAAGTGCATCAATTCTAGTTTCAAAATCTTTTGCAATTTTGAGATTTGAACCTAGTTCAGCAGTAGATTTTAAAATGTATACAGGTTCTGTTTGATATTTAAGTAATAATTTTTTAACAAATTTAGTTAGTTTTCTTAACTCGATTGTTTCCCCAACACCTGAACCAAAGAGTCCAGGTAAACCATTCATCGCATCATTCCAACCAGGTTTTCCTGCTTCATACATAATACCAATACCCAGTGGATCGAGTGCTCCGAATTTGGAAAGTATTAATGTGATTAACTTGCCTATTAAGTTGACCCTTAAGGTCGCATCACGCCCTTTTAACCATGTATCTGGTTGTCCATGATGATGTTTAATTGCATCGTATTGTCTAACTTTGCCTTGTTTCGTTAGAACATATTTTTGATCTCTTGGTTTAACATCAACCGGTGATTTAAAGAATGGATACTTCATATCATCGAAAAGTAATTTCTTTTCTTTATCTGGATATATTGCTAAATATAGTTCAATTAAGTCATAAAGATACGTAAAGTGATCTTGCCAGTAACCTTCACCAAAATGTGCAATGAATTCTACTTTAGAATCTTTTAGAATTTGATGCATTGATTCTTCTAAATTAAGTGGTGTTTTAACAAGGACCTCAGCAATCATGCCTAAGCTAAATAAATCTTTTAAAACTTCATCAAGTTCTTTGATTCCAAAAGGTTTACCTTCGTATCTAAACTTGATACCTTCAATTGAAAGTGGATTATAACCATCTGCTTGAATCAGAGAACCAAATTGATAGATATTAAAGTCATCAATTTCAGGATAGAACAATAAATCATTTCTTCTGTTTTGTAAAACGTCTCTAAAGTTACCATTACCTTGAGAATAAAATCTCGGTTCTAGTGAAAAGAAATTATAATCTCTTTCTAAATCACCGTGTTTTCTTGAGAATAAATGATATGCACCAAAACCATCTTTTGTTTCAATTGGAAGTGGTACTCCACCACGCATTAAATTATCTAGATAACATTGTTTCAAGTATGCATCAAATATTGGATGTGCAGTTTCAGTCTTAATGTCATCTAAGAGTTCATCATGCAATTTTTTGTTTTCTTCTTGTTTAGAAAGTAAATCTTTTAGTGTTAATGTTTTAACAATTGTTTCTAAATCATTTCTATTTTCAGCGTGTCCAATAACTGAAACTTGCGTATATGATTCAGTTAAATCAAATTCACTCATTGTAAAACCAGAAGGAACTTGATTTATATGTGTTTGATGACCATTAAATAAATTTTTTTCATCTAAACCATGCGGTAATTGAAGACTTGAGTCATTTTTAAAGATTAATCGATAATCATATACATATTTAGATTGTTTAACTTTATCTTGTTTTGTAAAGTAATAATTACCGAAATCTACTTTTTTAACTTCTGCTGTGTCTTCAGTTGACGCAGATAATTTGTAGAATAAATAATCTTTATAATCAAGTGCTAACATCCAAGATTGAAGTAGATTAGACACTGCCTTATATCCACCGTAATCAATACCAGCAGGTAAAATCTGTGCTAGTCCATCTACAAGAAGTAATGATTGGGGTTCTTTTTTTAAATTCTTTAACACGACTTTTCTTGCAAGTCCTGCAAATGTCATGTTAGGCAGTGTATAATATGTTACTTCTACTTTGATTCCTAATTGTTCATTTGTTTCTTCGATCATTAGTTGATGACGATCGATGATCATTTTTTGATTTTTATTATCTTCTTTGAAAAACTCATGAATCCTATCATTGACTTTTACAAATGTTCTAAAGCCAATAGTTCTTGTGTACATATATGCAAGATTACCTGGATAAAATTCTAAAATCGCACCGTTTTTATCTCTTAGTCCAAAAGACGAAATAGCTTGACCACGATTGATGTAAAAACTCCAAAGTGGTTTGCCAAGCTTACCTGCTATACCTGAGAGAAATGATGCGAAAGGTTTATCTTTTTGATAATCTTCAATGATGTAACTTTGATTTTGTAAATACCCCATAAACTCTCCTTATTTGAGAAATCGGTTTCCCCATACATACAAATTAATTTAGTTACTATGTAATATCTTTTATGAAATCGGTTTCCTTAAAGTTCACTTTTATCTTATCATGAAATGAATGCGTTTTCAATAAATTTAATTTGATTTTCCTATTAGTGACTACAAGTTGCATATTTATGCTTCTTTTGTAGACTCCCTTTTAATTAATTTTGTATCGATTAATGTAACGTCTGGTACTTCTGTGTCAGGATTTTCTATCATAGATAGTAATGTTTTAGCTGCTGTTTCACCTAAGATTTTACGATCTTGCATCATGGTTGTTAAACTTGGTGTGACATATCTTGCAACTGGGATGTCATCAAATCCAATGACTTGAATTTGATTTGGTACATCAATTTTATGATCTTGAAATGCTTTTAATACACCTAATGAAATTTCATCTGATGAAACAAATAAAACTTCAGGTAAGTCTTCATTACCAAGTAAATTTAGAGTTGCTTGATAACCTGATGTAAATCCAAATCCTTGTGCATATACGATATGTTTCTCATTAATCGGTAAATTAAAGGCATTCATATATTTCTTATATGCATTGAAACGTTGTTCAAAGGCTTTTGATTGTTGTGGACCAACAACCATACCAATTTTCTTTTTATTTAATTTTTGAACTGAGTATTCTAATATTGATTTAACTGCATGATCATTATCTGAAACAACAGCTTTTAAGCCCTTTAAAACCATATCAGTTGAAACAACAGGAATTTCAGAACCGATTAATTCTTCGATACCTTTATCATTGTAGTTGCCAACAACGATATATACGCCATCAACTTTTTTATTCATACACCATTTTAAATATGAAAGTCGATTCTTGCCTAATTTAGTAACAATAAATGACAGTTCATAACCTTCATTTTCAACATATGTTTTAAAGTGTTGAAGAACACTTGAAAAGAATGGATGTTCTAATCCAATGTTTAATTCTTCACTAAAAATAACACCAATTGTTTTTGAAGACTTACTCTTAAGCATTCTTGCAGACATGGTTGGTACATAACCAACCTTTTCAATGTACTCAAGAATGCGTGTTCTTGTTGCTTCACTAACTTTTCCTGT
Coding sequences within:
- a CDS encoding LacI family DNA-binding transcriptional regulator, whose protein sequence is MKKQNIYTLAKELDVSPGTISKVLNNTGKVSEATRTRILEYIEKVGYVPTMSARMLKSKSSKTIGVIFSEELNIGLEHPFFSSVLQHFKTYVENEGYELSFIVTKLGKNRLSYLKWCMNKKVDGVYIVVGNYNDKGIEELIGSEIPVVSTDMVLKGLKAVVSDNDHAVKSILEYSVQKLNKKKIGMVVGPQQSKAFEQRFNAYKKYMNAFNLPINEKHIVYAQGFGFTSGYQATLNLLGNEDLPEVLFVSSDEISLGVLKAFQDHKIDVPNQIQVIGFDDIPVARYVTPSLTTMMQDRKILGETAAKTLLSMIENPDTEVPDVTLIDTKLIKRESTKEA